The window GAAGTTTTACCGGAAAACCAACTATGCCGGAGGGTTGGAGGGTGGGGTGACTAATGGGGAGCCAATTCTCCTCCGCGCCGCCATGAAGCCCCTCTCCACTCAGTATGCCCCTCTCCGCTCGGTGGATCTGGAAACCAAGGAACCATTCGAGGCAACTGTGGAACGGTCCGACGTCTGCGCTGTCCCCGCCGCTGGGGTCATTGGAGAAGGGGTGGTCGCCTTCGAAGTGGCGAACGCGCTGCGCGAGAAGTTCGGGGGGGATAGTCTCGAGGAGATGAAGCGGAACTTTGACACCTACGCACGTTATGTCCGAGAACGCTGAGGTGACCGTGAACGGTGCCGGGATGGGCAACATTGTGTTCACGGGAATGATGGGGACAGGAAAGACCGCGGTGGGCCGCTACCTGGCGGAGCAACTCAAGGTCCCCTTCTACGATCTCGATGAACTTATTGAGCAAGAAAGCGGCCTCGATATCCCCGCGATATTTCGGGAGCGGGGAGAGGCTCTCTTCCGGGCGCTCGAGCGGACCGTAGTCTCCCGCCTCTCTCGGCTCCACGGATGCATCATCGCGACTGGGGGGGGTACGATCGTGGACCCCGAGAACCTTCACGGTCTCCGCAGGCACGGAGAGATCATTTGTCTCACGGCGGCGCCGGAACGAATCCTGGAGCGGGTCGAGGGAATGGAACACCGCCCCCTGCTCTGGCACGCGGACAAGCTGGAACGGATTCGGGAGGTGATGCGAATTCGTGCCCCGGTCTACGCCCAGGTGGGTGAGCCTATTGACACGACCGACTTGAGTATCGAGGAGGTCGTTGCCCAGGTCGTGGCACGCGTCGATCTCCATGAAGTCCTCAAAGGCTAGCTGATGGAAAAGGTGACCGTAAGCCTTCGAGACCGGAGCTATCCAATTTACATCGGGGCAGATGTCCTCCCAGCGATTGGAGAGTTGTGTCGACCTTTCGGTTTCTCGGGGCGTGGCGTCCTCATCACCAACTCAGTGGTTGCTCCTCTCTATGGTCGTTTGGTCCTCTCTTCCCTTGAAGCTGTAGGGATTGCGCTGACACTCCTTGAAGTCCCGGATGGGGAAGAGTTCAAGAACCTGCAGGTGGCGGGTACCCTCTACGAAAGGCTGCTCCCGCTCGGACTCGACCGCCGGTCCCCGATCGTGGCGTTGGGGGGAGGGGTCATCGGAGACCTCGCTGGTTTCGTCACCGCCACGTTCATGAGAGGTCTTCCGCTGATTCACGCCCCCACCAGTCTACTCGCTCAGGTGGATAGCAGTATAGGGGGCAAGGTCGGGGTTAACCTCCCTCAGGCCAAGAACATGGTGGGGGCTTTCTATCAGCCGCAGCTGGTTGTAAGCGACGTATGCCTTCTTCGGACCCTGCCGCCGAAGGAGTTTCACGCCGGGTTGGCCGAGGTCGTAAAGTACGGGGTGATTGCGGACAAGGCGTTTTTTGAATGGCTTGAAACACACCTCCCTTCCGTTCTGGAGAGAAAAGAAGACGCAGTAATCCACATGGTGGAGACCTCGTGCCGGATAAAGGCAGCAGTGGTGGAGCGCGATGAACGGGATGAGGGGGTTCGAGCCGTGCTGAATTTCGGTCATACGGTCGGGCACGCCCTTGAGGCAACCACTGGGTACCGACAGTTGACCCACGGGGAAGCTGTGGCTATTGGTATGGTGGCAGCCGCACGAATCTCGTGTCAAATGGGGCTGTGCGGCGAAGAACTTCCCCAGAGGCTTCAGCACGTCATAGAACGGATCGGTCT is drawn from Candidatus Methylomirabilota bacterium and contains these coding sequences:
- a CDS encoding shikimate kinase, whose amino-acid sequence is MSENAEVTVNGAGMGNIVFTGMMGTGKTAVGRYLAEQLKVPFYDLDELIEQESGLDIPAIFRERGEALFRALERTVVSRLSRLHGCIIATGGGTIVDPENLHGLRRHGEIICLTAAPERILERVEGMEHRPLLWHADKLERIREVMRIRAPVYAQVGEPIDTTDLSIEEVVAQVVARVDLHEVLKG
- the aroB gene encoding 3-dehydroquinate synthase, with translation MEKVTVSLRDRSYPIYIGADVLPAIGELCRPFGFSGRGVLITNSVVAPLYGRLVLSSLEAVGIALTLLEVPDGEEFKNLQVAGTLYERLLPLGLDRRSPIVALGGGVIGDLAGFVTATFMRGLPLIHAPTSLLAQVDSSIGGKVGVNLPQAKNMVGAFYQPQLVVSDVCLLRTLPPKEFHAGLAEVVKYGVIADKAFFEWLETHLPSVLERKEDAVIHMVETSCRIKAAVVERDERDEGVRAVLNFGHTVGHALEATTGYRQLTHGEAVAIGMVAAARISCQMGLCGEELPQRLQHVIERIGLPTALPVPPENLTEAIGYDKKLRENLTYFVLTKDFGDVTVAPILDPVGALQKLS